A window of Solidesulfovibrio sp. genomic DNA:
GTGCGGCACTACGGCGAGATGGTCAACGAAGCCCTGCGCCGCCATGTGGTGGACTGGCTGGCCGCCCGGGACGTCCCGGCCGTGGCCCCGACGCTCGCGCCCGGCTGGGATCGGCGGCTTTCCCCGCGCTACGGCTTCGCCTCCAACTGGTCCGAGCGCCACGCCGCCCATGCCTGCGGCCTGGGCACCTTCGGCCTGTCCGACGGGCTCATCACACCGGCCGGCAAGGCCGTGCGGGTGGGCAGCGTGGTGGCGCGGTGCGAGCTTCCCGCCACGAAACGCCCCTACGAGCGCCATGACGCCTGGTGCCTGCGGGCCGTGGGCACGCCGTGCAAGGCCTGCATCCGGCGCTGCCCGGCCGGGGCCATCTCCGAGGCCGGCCACGACAAGGGCAAATGCAAGGACTACATCCGGGGCGTCACCGGCCCCTACGTGGCCCGGGAACAGATGGACGGCATCGCGGTCAACAGCTGCGGCCTGTGCCAGGTGGGCACGCCCTGCGAGGCCGGCGACCCGACCCGGCGCAAACGGCGCAAGGCGGCCGAGGCGGCGACGACCGCCTGATCCCCGGCCGGCAGCCGGCGGCGGCCCAGGACGGCCGGCCTAGGCGTCGCGCGGCGGCAAGTCGCACTTGTGCTTGTAGTCGATGCCTTTGCGGATGAATATCGTGGATTCGGCGATGTTGGCGCACTGGTCGCAGATGCGCTTGAGGCTGTGGGCCACGAAGGACTGCTGCACGGCGCGCTCCACGGGCTTGGCCTCGCGGATCATCTCGCCGGTGACTTCCCGGAAGATGCGCACGTTGAGGTCCAGCGCCGCGGCGTTTTGCTCGATGACGGCCACGGCCGCCTCGACATTGAGGTCCATGTAGCCGTTGATGCAGGCCCGCGTCAGTTCCAGGGCCAGGTCGGCGAGCAGGCGCATGTCCTCGTGCATGGGCTGGCGGGGCTCGGTGGTCAGGACCAGCACGCGCTCGGCGATGTTGACCGCCTCGTCGCCGAGCCGCTCGATGTTGACCAGCATGCGCATGGAGCCCACGATGAAACGCAGGTCCTTGGCCACGGGATGGTGCAGGGCCAGGATTTTGAGGCTTTCCGAATCGACGCGGCACTCGTAGTCGTTGATCTCGCGGTCGGCGTCGATGACCTCGCGGGCCTTGACGGCGTCGTGTTCGACGAGGCTGGCCACCGCCTTTTTGACGGCGTCCTGGGCCAGGTGCATCATGTGCAGCACATCCACCTTGAGGCAATGGATGGCGTTGTCGAGCGGGGTTTCCACGTCACACTCCGGTACGGTTGCCGGGCGGGTCGCCACGGTGAACGGCAAGGTTAACCCTCTTCGCCCGCTTGGCCGGGAACGGCCTTGTGAAAAGAGTGTGACGATTGGGCCAAGGCCTGTCAACAGGACCGCACCGGCGGCGCCTTAGGAAAGCGTGTCGCGCTCCCGCACGCCGACGAGGTAGAGGATGCTGTCCAGGCCCAGGGTGGAGATGGCCTGGCCGGCGCCTTTTTTCACCACGGGCTTGGCGTGGTAGGCGATGCCCAGGCCGGCGATGCCGAGCATGGGCAGGTCGTTGGCCCCGTCGCCCACGGCGATGACCTGCTGCAGGGACAGGTGCTCGCGGTCGGCCAGCATGCGCAGGATCTCGGCCTTCTTGGCCGCGTCCACGATATCGCCCACCACCTCGCCGGTGAGCTTGCCGTCGCGGATCTCCAGTTCGTTGGCAAAGACGTAGTCGATGCCGAGCTTGTCCTGCAGGCGCTTGCCGAAGTAGGTGAAGCCGCCGGAAATGATGGCGATCTTGTAGCCGAAGCGCTTGAGGTTGGTGATCAGCCGCTCGGCGCCGTCGTTGAGCGGAATGCGCGCCGCCACGGCCTCCAGGGTTTCGGCCGGCAGGCCCCGCAACTGGCGTAGCCGGCGGCGCAGGCTCTCCTTGAAGTCGATCTCGCCGCGCATGGCCGATTCGGTGATGGCCGAGACGGCCTCGCCCACCCCGGCCGCCTTGGCCAGTTCGTCGATGACCTCGGCGGCAATGAGCGTCGAGTCCATGTCGAAGGCCACCAGCCGCCGGTTGCGGCGAAAGGCGCTGTCTTCCTGGATGGCGATGTCCACGCCGAGCGCGGCCGAGATGGCCAAAAATTCGCTTTTGAGCGCCGTGAGGTCGGCCGGCGTGCCGCGCACGGAAAATTCCACGCAGGCCATGCGCGGGGAATTGGCCGGGTCCAGGGAGGCCCGGCCGGACAGGCGGGTGATGACGTCGATGTTGAGCCCGTTTTCGGCGATGACCCCGGTGACGGCGGCGATGTGCTCGGCGGTCAGGCGCCGGGCGAGCAGGGTGACGATGCGCCGGTCCTTGCCCTGGGCGTCCACCCAGGCCTCGTAGTTCGAGGCGTCGACCGGGGTGAAGGTGAGGTTGACGCCGAGCTTGTGGCCGCAAAACAGCAGGTCCTTCAAAAACGGCGTGGCCTCGCCGCCGGCCGGGGCCTTGACCAGGATGCCCAGCGACAGGGTGTCGTGGATGACGGACTGGCCGATGTCCAGGACCTCGGCCTTGTGCCGGGCCAGTTCGGCGGTGACGGCGGCGGTCAGCCCCGGCTTGTCCGGGCCGGAGACGCGGATGAGGATGATTTCGGGCTCGCGCATCGGGAGCCTATAGCGCCAGGGCGGGCGGTGGGCAAGATGGGGCGTGAAGCGATCGCGTCCGCATTTCTTCTTTTCCCCGGCCCGGCTTTGCGCTATGCTCGATACGCGTCGCATCGGCTCTTGCGGGCGGCCGCGCGGCCGGCGAAGGCCGGACAACCATGACACGGGAGGAGCAGTGGCAAAAAACGCCTATACATTCGCCAAGCGGGCCAAGGAATTGGCCAAGAAGAAAAAGAAGGAAGAAAAAAAGCAGCGTAAACCCGAAAACGGGGTCGTCGAGGAAGGCCCGTACTACGACGAGGCCACCGGCCAGATCGTCTATCCCGAATCCGCCGAGGCGTCCGCGTCCGACGAGTCCGCCGAACAGGACGCCCCCGGAGACGCCGAGGGCGCTTCGCCCGGCGCCGCCCCGGATAAAACCGCCGGCTGACCGGCAACGACCCAAACGCAAGACGGCCCGACGGCCGGCCCTTCCCAGGGCCTGCCGCCGCGGCGGTCACCGTCCTTCCCGTCTTCGGCGCGCTTACGGCAGCAAAAACGACGGCGTTTTTTGCCGCATGGTGCGGAAATCCTGCCGGCCGGCGACTTGTGTCAGGCAGTCGTTGGTCTGGCGGTCGAGGATGCGCGCGAGCTCCCCGTTGGCCACCGGCGCGCAGGCGGCCAGGGCCAGGGCAACGAGCGCGAGCAGAATGCGTGGCATGACGTGCGCCTCCTTGGCGGGACGATTTTGCCCCCCGTGTACCCCCTGCACCTTCCATGCCCGTCCGGAAGCCCGACACGGCCGCGATTGCCCGGGCCGGGCTTTTGCCGTACGTTGCCCGCCTCACCGAAAACACGGAGCATTGCGCCATGTCCGACACGCCCTTTGCCACACACACGCTTTTCATCACCGGCCCGACCTACGTCCGCCCCGAGGTGCGCGCCGCCGGGGCCTGGCCCGAATACGGCCACCGCGACAGCGAAAACGCCAAGCGCTTCGAACCCATCTTCACGGATTTGCGCGCCATCGCCGAACTGCCCGAGGACTACAAGACCATCCTCTTTCTGGGCTCGGGCTCCACGGCCATGGAAGCGGCCGTGCGCTCGCTGGTGGCGGCGGACGAGACCGTGCTCCACGTGTCCATGGGCGCCTTCGGCGACCTGTGGCACAAGATTTCGCTGGAAAACGGGAAAAAGGCCGCGAAGCTCGCCGTCGAGCCCGGCCGCACGGCCACGGTGGCCGCCCTGGAAGCGGCCATGGACGCCCACCGGCCCGCCGTGGTGGCCATCACCCACAACGAGACCTCCACGGGCGTGGCAAGCGACGTGGTGGCCCTGTGCCGGGCGGCCAAGGCCCGGGGCGCCCTGGCCATCGTCGACGGGGTGAGCCTCTTCGGCGGCGCGCCGAGCGGCATCGCCGCCTCGGGCTGCGACATGTACTGCACGGCCACGCAAAAATCGCTGGGCCTCAACGCCGGCTTCGGCATCGGGTTCGTGAGCCCGGCGGCCGTCGACAAGGCCGGCCGCGTCACGGCCCGGGGCCACGCCACGGACATCCTGGCCCACCTCGACCGGGCGGCCAAGTTCCAGACCCAGTCCACGCCCAACGTGGCGCTCGGCAACCAGATGTGGCTGCAGCTTCATTACATCGTCAGGCAGGAGGGCATCGCCGCCCGGTTCGCCCGCCACCTGGCCATGCGCGAGCAGGCCGAGGCCTTTGTCGCGGCCCTGCCGGGCTACGGGCTTTTTGCCGAGGCGGGCCACCGCTCGCCCACCGTGACCACGGCCGTGGTGCCCGAGGGCATGACCTTCGCCGACTTGCGGGCGGTCAAGGAAGCCATGCGGGCGCGCGGCTACCTGTTCGACCCCGGTTACGCCAAGCTCAACGAGGACCTGGAAGCGGCCGGCAAGCGCCCGATCTTTCGCATCGGCCACATGGGCGACATCACCCCGGCCATGCTCAAGGGCTTTCTCGACACCCTGGGCGAGGTGCTGCCCCGATAAGCCCGGGCGGCGCGGCCACACCCGGCCGATGCCCCTTGGGACCGCAAAGCCCCCGGCCTGCTTGCCGGGGGCTTTTTGTTGGCCGGCCGGCTCAGGCGCCGCGCCCGGCGGCAGCGTTTCCCGAGGCCTCGTCCCAGGCCCGGTGGCAGCGCTCGGCCCGGGTACGGTTTCGGCCGGCGGCCTTGGCCTGGTAGAGGAGGGCGTCGGCCCTGGAGACGATGTCCGAGGCCTTGGCGAGGTCCGTGCAGGCGCAGGTGGCCGCGCCGCAACTGATCGTGACGCAGCCGTCGGCGTCGCTTGCGGCATGGGGAATGCCAAGGGCCTCGACGCCTCGGCGCATCTGTTCGGCCACGTCGTGGGCGCCACGGCTGTCCGTCATGGGCAGGATGCACACGAATTCCTCGCCGCCGTAGCGGGCGACGAAGTCGCCGGCCCGGCCCAGGCTGCGGGAGAGCACGCCGCTGACGCGGCGCAGGCAGTCGTCGCCGGCCACATGGCCGTAGAGGTCGTTGAAGGCCTTGAAGTGGTCGATATCGAGCATGATCAGCGACAATTCGTCCCCGGAGCGGGCATGCCGGGCGATTTCCCGGGCCAGGGCCTCGTCGAAGTGCCGCCGGTTGGCGATGCCGGTCAGGCTGTCGGTCCGATTGAGGGCGGCCAGTTTGCGGTTGGAGGCTTCCAGGGCGGCGTCGCTTTTTTCCTTGGCCAGAAGCAGCAGGCTGACGCCGCCGATGAGCATGATGCAGTAGATCGAAGGCTGCATGACGGCGTAGACCGCCGGCCCGAACCAGCCCGGGATCGTCTCGAGGCCAAGGGACAGCAGCAGGAAATGGGTCAGGAACAGCAGCCCGAGCAGCAGATAGCTGACGCCGAGGAAACGGCGCAAAAGCGACGCCGCGACACCCGGGCGCAATAGGCTCCAGGCCGGCAGCAGGTAGAACAGCGTGTGCAGGCAGAAGACGACGCCGGCCCGGCCGGGCGGGGCGAGGCCGTAGGTCGCCAGGCAGGCGGCGGCGACCAGGGCCATGACCAGGACATGCCGGCGGCCGGAGGCGGGACGGCCGACCAGATACAGGACGGCCCAGTATTCCTGGACGCAGCCCAGCAGCACCAGGGCGTTGCCGGTGGCCACCGTGCCGAAATCCGGCGCCAGGTCCCGCAGGTACATGATCAGGGACCCCAGCCCCTGGAGGAATTTGGCCGAGGCCAAATAGGGTATGCGCTCGCGCGCCTCCTTGCCATGCTGGAAGACGACCAGCAGCAGGCAGAAGACGAACGAGCCGAGGGACAGCAGCAGGATGACGGTCCTGGTGTCCATGGCTCAACCCGGGATGCGGATCGCCGGCAAAAACGGCCTTGCATGCGGCATGACAGTCAAGCGTCCCTGTTGCCTGGCTAACGTGTGGCGTAGGTTGCCGGGTGGCTGGCCCCTGGCCGCCGGTTTCGGGGTTACGTCCGCTGCCGGACCAGTCCGCGGATGCGGCACACGCCGCAGACCTCGCTCGAGGAAGGATAGCCGCAGGTGGCGCAGGCGTACAGTTCCTGTCCGCCCTCGCGGCCGGCCCCGGCGAAATGCTTTTTGCCCTTGGCCAGAAACGCCTCGTAGAAGGCCGTCTTCTGGCCGGGGCTGGCGTATTCCAGGTCGGCGAAAAGCTTCTTGTGGCCGGTGAAGCTGGCCCCGCCGGAATACGGGCAGGCCGCCTTCCAGTGGTCGATGCCCTTGAGGAAGCAGTAGGCCGCGGTCTCGAATTCCGTCAGGCGGTAGAGCGGCTTGATCTTGCGCACGAACCGCCCCTCGGCCGGCAGCGTCGGCCCCTGGCCGCCGAGGTAGGGCGCGTCCCAGCGCAGGACGTTGGCGAAAAGCCGGGCCACCTCGTCGTCGAGGTTGTGGCCCGTGGCCAGGGCGGCAAAGCCGTTCTCGTAGGCGAACCGGTTGAAATAGTGCCGCTTGATCTTGCCGCACACGGCGCAGATGGGCCGGCGCACCGCGGCCTTGACCTCGGGGATGGCCAGGCCCACGTCGGCCGTGCGCAGGACGTGCAGCGCGAAACCGTTTTCGCGGCAATACGCCTCGGTGCGTTCGCAGACCGGATCGGAGGAATCCGGAATGCCCAGGTGCACGTGCAGCCCGGTGACGTCGTGGCCGAGGTCGGCGAGCACCCGCATGAGCGCCAGGGAATCCTTGCCGCCGGAAACCGCGACCAGCACCTGCTCGCCCGGCCCGATCATGGCGTGGCGCCGGATGGCCGTCTCCACCTGCTTTTGAAAAAACCGCTCGAAACATTGGGGGCAAAAGCCCGTATGGTGGCTCGGCAGCTTCACCGCCGCCAGTTCACCGCATCGTTTGCACTTCATGAAAAATTCCTTGGGGAGGCGGGGGGAGGAATCGGGGGGAGGNNNNNNNNNNCGGGGGCGCCGCCCCCCGTGTCCAAAAAACCGGGGGCCCCCCCCCCCGGCCCCCCTCCTTCCCCAAAAACTTTTAAAGGGGCAAAGGGTTGTTTCCGACTTTTTTTGTCGGCAATATGTGTTCCCGTCAAGGGCGTCCTTCGGCCCCCCCATCGGGGAGGTCCAGGAGGGGATCATCCCCTCCTGGCCGCCGGAGGCATCTTCTCTCCCTCTGTGCGACTACCCGCGCGACACCACCGGGCGGACCGTGACGTGGTCGC
This region includes:
- a CDS encoding GGDEF domain-containing protein; this translates as MDTRTVILLLSLGSFVFCLLLVVFQHGKEARERIPYLASAKFLQGLGSLIMYLRDLAPDFGTVATGNALVLLGCVQEYWAVLYLVGRPASGRRHVLVMALVAAACLATYGLAPPGRAGVVFCLHTLFYLLPAWSLLRPGVAASLLRRFLGVSYLLLGLLFLTHFLLLSLGLETIPGWFGPAVYAVMQPSIYCIMLIGGVSLLLLAKEKSDAALEASNRKLAALNRTDSLTGIANRRHFDEALAREIARHARSGDELSLIMLDIDHFKAFNDLYGHVAGDDCLRRVSGVLSRSLGRAGDFVARYGGEEFVCILPMTDSRGAHDVAEQMRRGVEALGIPHAASDADGCVTISCGAATCACTDLAKASDIVSRADALLYQAKAAGRNRTRAERCHRAWDEASGNAAAGRGA
- a CDS encoding aminotransferase class V-fold PLP-dependent enzyme — protein: MSDTPFATHTLFITGPTYVRPEVRAAGAWPEYGHRDSENAKRFEPIFTDLRAIAELPEDYKTILFLGSGSTAMEAAVRSLVAADETVLHVSMGAFGDLWHKISLENGKKAAKLAVEPGRTATVAALEAAMDAHRPAVVAITHNETSTGVASDVVALCRAAKARGALAIVDGVSLFGGAPSGIAASGCDMYCTATQKSLGLNAGFGIGFVSPAAVDKAGRVTARGHATDILAHLDRAAKFQTQSTPNVALGNQMWLQLHYIVRQEGIAARFARHLAMREQAEAFVAALPGYGLFAEAGHRSPTVTTAVVPEGMTFADLRAVKEAMRARGYLFDPGYAKLNEDLEAAGKRPIFRIGHMGDITPAMLKGFLDTLGEVLPR
- a CDS encoding 4Fe-4S ferredoxin, producing MLTIAEEIVAWMADRANNALFPGSGLPAFDRPLVGLAAGADPIFAFLRDDIGPEFYWTPEAAFARAFPDAPAPAEDLSVIAWVLPQTAATRADHRACRDLPSLAWSRVRHYGEMVNEALRRHVVDWLAARDVPAVAPTLAPGWDRRLSPRYGFASNWSERHAAHACGLGTFGLSDGLITPAGKAVRVGSVVARCELPATKRPYERHDAWCLRAVGTPCKACIRRCPAGAISEAGHDKGKCKDYIRGVTGPYVAREQMDGIAVNSCGLCQVGTPCEAGDPTRRKRRKAAEAATTA
- the phoU gene encoding phosphate signaling complex protein PhoU; this encodes METPLDNAIHCLKVDVLHMMHLAQDAVKKAVASLVEHDAVKAREVIDADREINDYECRVDSESLKILALHHPVAKDLRFIVGSMRMLVNIERLGDEAVNIAERVLVLTTEPRQPMHEDMRLLADLALELTRACINGYMDLNVEAAVAVIEQNAAALDLNVRIFREVTGEMIREAKPVERAVQQSFVAHSLKRICDQCANIAESTIFIRKGIDYKHKCDLPPRDA
- a CDS encoding ATP-binding protein; this translates as MKCKRCGELAAVKLPSHHTGFCPQCFERFFQKQVETAIRRHAMIGPGEQVLVAVSGGKDSLALMRVLADLGHDVTGLHVHLGIPDSSDPVCERTEAYCRENGFALHVLRTADVGLAIPEVKAAVRRPICAVCGKIKRHYFNRFAYENGFAALATGHNLDDEVARLFANVLRWDAPYLGGQGPTLPAEGRFVRKIKPLYRLTEFETAAYCFLKGIDHWKAACPYSGGASFTGHKKLFADLEYASPGQKTAFYEAFLAKGKKHFAGAGREGGQELYACATCGYPSSSEVCGVCRIRGLVRQRT
- the serB gene encoding phosphoserine phosphatase SerB, with the translated sequence MREPEIILIRVSGPDKPGLTAAVTAELARHKAEVLDIGQSVIHDTLSLGILVKAPAGGEATPFLKDLLFCGHKLGVNLTFTPVDASNYEAWVDAQGKDRRIVTLLARRLTAEHIAAVTGVIAENGLNIDVITRLSGRASLDPANSPRMACVEFSVRGTPADLTALKSEFLAISAALGVDIAIQEDSAFRRNRRLVAFDMDSTLIAAEVIDELAKAAGVGEAVSAITESAMRGEIDFKESLRRRLRQLRGLPAETLEAVAARIPLNDGAERLITNLKRFGYKIAIISGGFTYFGKRLQDKLGIDYVFANELEIRDGKLTGEVVGDIVDAAKKAEILRMLADREHLSLQQVIAVGDGANDLPMLGIAGLGIAYHAKPVVKKGAGQAISTLGLDSILYLVGVRERDTLS